From the genome of Podospora pseudoanserina strain CBS 124.78 chromosome 7 map unlocalized CBS124.78p_7.2, whole genome shotgun sequence, one region includes:
- the BIM1 gene encoding microtubule integrity protein mal3 (COG:Z; BUSCO:EOG09264KO7; EggNog:ENOG503NZ7G) produces the protein MGESRQELVQWLNSLLQLNITKVEQCGTGAALCQVYDSIFQDVPMSRVKFNANTEYAYIQNFKVLQNTFTRHHIDRSIPVESLVKCKMQDNLEFLQWTKKFWDQYYPGGDYDAVARRKGAPTGPAGGAAPRVTASAARRPGGTTPTTGPRVGAKAAAPSAASLALQQENTTLKETVVGLERERDFYFSKLRDIELLVQQAVEEDPELEKQEDGLVKQIQTILYSTEEGFEIPETEQLDDQETF, from the exons ATGGGTGAATCGAG GCAAGAGCTTGTGCAGTGGCTCAACAGCCTCCTGcagctcaacatcaccaaggtCGAGCAATGTGGTACTGG CGCCGCCCTCTGCCAGGTCTACGACAGCATCTTCCAAGATGTCCCCATGTCCCGAGTCAAGTTCAATGCCAACACCGAATATGCATACATTCAGAATTTCAAAGTCCTGCAAA ACACCTTCACCCGGCATCACATCGACCGATCGATCCCCGTAGAGTCGCTCGTGAAGTGCAAGATGCAGGACAATCTTGAGTTCCTGCAGTGGACCAAAAAGTTCTGGGACCAATACTATCCCGGCGGTGACTACGATGCCGTGGCCAGACGGAAGGGCGCCCCAACCGGACCTGCTGGAGGTGCGGCTCCCCGCGTGACGGCGTCTGCGGCCAGACGTCCGGGTGGgaccactcccaccaccggcccTCGAGTTGGGGCCAAGGCCGCTGCTCCCAGCGCCGCCTCTCTCGCCCTGCAACAGGAGAACACCACCCTTAAGGAGACCGTCGTCGGCCTTGAGAGGGAGCGTGATTTCTACTTCAGCAAGCTCCGCGATATTGAGCTCCTTGTCCAGCaagctgtggaggaggaccccgagctcgagaagcaagAGGACGGCCTGGTCAAGCAGATTCAGACCATCCTGTACTCGACCGAGGAAGGCTTTGAGATTCCCGAGACGGAGCAGCTTGACGACCAAGAGACATTTTAA
- the mns1B_2 gene encoding Mannosyl-oligosaccharide alpha-1,2-mannosidase 1B (COG:G; EggNog:ENOG503NUBI), translating into MASPTCAQDGVQHNFLQWVPYFLSSNYETNLQHDCCLLGVDLSTSCVVNFFSNNTVNSYGNITRGHFEANPDIAGYGVWISLASALFVNIVAILFVVREWSYRLRGKKSKILPTTNKSNNKGHPSSMAQKGKNTAKGVYSWLKSWMKELFRVTIDAQLVLAFSYALNFGLESKCTLSAYHYNFAVDTLILSLSCVTLSVYVLDDFWRSKWIGCLRTAASIIIYAFLCRYLYYQMERNTSPELMFIPTPGRSDSSLLLPMACFLDPDLDPFINLAPEQRDAIGGPGPKVTPAFVFCYMLAVGYVGAHLEKFLTRNRPNYHQNVFMTTAFVVLCSIPCFLSYAHLTILRDWVDLSGWMEVANGGGSPEKEIRSIGQIMPLATIFWILAISFDTGKLARRGVANQQAH; encoded by the exons ATGGCATCACCAACTTGTGCACAAGACGGTGTTCAGCACAACTTCTTGCAATGGGTGCCCTATTTCCTGTCCTCCAATTATGAGACCAATCTTCAGCATGACTGTTGTCTTCTCGGTGTTGACCTCAGCACCAGCTGTGTTGTCAACTTTttctccaacaacactgtcAATTCATATGGCAATATAACTCGTGGCCACTTCGAAGCTAACCCAGACATTGCTGGATACGGA GTGTGGATATCTCTCGCCTCGGCACTTTTCGTCAACATCGTGGCTATTCTGTTTGTAGTGCGGGAGTGGTCATATCGCCTCCGGGGAAAGAAATCAAAGAT TCTTCCCACAACGAAcaaaagcaacaacaagGGTCACCCCTCCAGCATGGCACAGAAAGGAAAGAACACAGCCAAAGGGGTCTACTCCTGGCTCAAGTCCTGGATGAAAGAGCTCTTCAGGGTGACGATCGATGCTCAACTtgtcctcgccttctcctaTGCCCTCAACTTTGGTCTGGAGTCCAAATGCACCCTTTCAGCCTACCACTACAACTTCGCCGTCGATACACTCATCTTGTCACTGTCTTGCGTCACACTTTCAGTCTATGTACTTGACGACTTTTGGAGGTCCAAATGGATCGGATGCCTGCGAACGGccgcctccatcatcatATATGCATTTCTTTGTCGGTACCTGTACTACCAAATGGAAAGGAACACGTCCCCCGAACTGATGTTCATCCCAACCCCGGGCCGTTCCGACAGCTCGCTTCTCCTTCCCATGGCATGTTTTCTCGATCCTGACCTGGACCCATTTATCAACCTGGCCCCTGAGCAGAGAGACGCGATTGGCGGGCCCGGGCCTAAGGTCACCCCAGCCTTTGTCTTTTGCTATATGCTAGCAGTGGGATACGTTGGTGCCCATCTGGAGAAGTTCTTGACGAGAAACAGACCGAATTATCACCAGAATGTCTTCATGACAACAGCgtttgttgtgttgtgcAGCATCCCGTGCTTCCTGTCATATGCCCACCTCACAATTCTGCGGGACTGGGTTGACCTGTCAGGCTGGATGGAGGTTGccaatggtggtggcagccCTGAGAAGGAAATCCGGAGTATTGGACAAATTATGCCCCTTGCGACCATCTTCTGGATTCTTGCTATCTCTTTTGATACTGGGAAGTTGGCCCGCAGGGGGGTGGCAAATCAACAGGCACATTGA